In Gadus macrocephalus chromosome 4, ASM3116895v1, the following proteins share a genomic window:
- the LOC132455279 gene encoding protein SCO2 homolog, mitochondrial, with translation MAMLGLASFIQGDFRGGATSLLRCALRAARDQQRAPLHSPLQKPPNTSTPQAVCRYQPLNSSSRLLGCTARPTGPAHFIHRCFLTTGPKPGAKSAKLQLRTRLVVTLVFGAGLMGVWWYVYSEKQQMAQRQRIEQLKKVALGQGNFCLTDHTGRRRNKRDFLGEWVLLYFGFTHCPDICPEELEKLSAVVAALDKDPALPRVQPLFVTVDPVRDDVAAVGKYVKDFHPRLIGLTGTEEEVKEAGRDYRVYASAGPKDEDGDYIVDHTILIYLVNPDGLFLDYYNRMKSEEQISESIRNHMKVHVKL, from the coding sequence ATGGCCATGCTAGGGTTGGCGAGCTTCATCCAAGGTGACTTCCGCGGTGGCGCGACGTCGCTCCTGAGGTGCGCTCTGAGGGCGGCGAGGGACCAACAGAGAGCCCCTCTCCACTCCCCCCTACAGAAGCCCCCCAACACCTCAACACCGCAGGCCGTCTGCCGATACCAGCCTCTTAACAGTAGTTCCAGACTCCTCGGTTGTACAGCTCGGCCCACCGGTCCAGCTCATTTTATCCACAGATGCTTCCTCACCACGGGCCCCAAGCCCGGCGCAAAATCGGCCAAACTGCAGCTCCGGACGCGGCTGGTGGTGACCCTGGTGTTCGGGGCGGGTCTGATGGGGGTCTGGTGGTACGTGTACTCGGAGAAGCAGCAGATGGCGCAGAGACAGCGCATCGAGCAGCTGAAAAAGGTGGCCCTGGGCCAGGGCAACTTCTGCCTCACGGACCACACGGGGCGCCGGCGGAACAAGAGGGACTTCCTGGGGGAATGGGTGCTTCTGTACTTCGGGTTCACTCATTGCCCGGACATCTGCCCCGAAGAACTGGAAAAGCTGAGCGCCGTGGTGGCGGCGCTGGACAAGGACCCGGCGTTGCCCCGCGTACAGCCGCTCTTCGTCACGGTGGACCCGGTGCGGGACGATGTCGCAGCGGTGGGTAAATATGTGAAGGACTTCCACCCCCGGCTGATCGGACTGACGGGCaccgaggaggaggtgaaggaggcggGGCGGGACTACCGCGTGTACGCCAGCGCGGGGCCCAAGGACGAGGATGGGGACTACATCGTCGACCACACCATCCTGATCTACCTAGTGAACCCCGACGGCCTGTTTCTGGACTACTACAACCGCATGAAGAGCGAGGAGCAGATCTCCGAGAGCATCCGGAACCACATGAAGGTGCACGTGAAGTTGTGA